A region of uncultured Desulfobacter sp. DNA encodes the following proteins:
- a CDS encoding acyl-CoA dehydrogenase family protein has product MLNFELSDARKKLQAKAREFSLKHVLPEAWSADENDTLPVHVLKKAFHDGLMNSDIPKEYGGKGYGLVEGAIITEEVAAACPGIATSLFDNSLGLEPILLSDNTTAKQKYLTQIANDFKLICFATSEATMGSDVSSIRCQAKKDGDDYILNGTKFWITNAGVADFITVFATVDPESSHKGICAFVVEKQWDGVTTGRPIPKMGQRSSNTAAIAFKDVRVPKENVLAEPGKGFVLAMQTFSRTRPIIGAFAVGAARSAMEYAISYAKKRRAFGSALSGFQALQFKIAEMFQKVEISRLLVLKAAWEADEQKDPTLSASIAKMYATEAAWQVADEALQIFGGYGYTRMFPIEKLLRDIRLYRIYEGTSEVQRMILAGHVLANYTPVMPPLDELPVMRDQSGLESGQAVWRCSMCGYVHYEDQVPDQCPVCLFSGKIFKPVKTT; this is encoded by the coding sequence ATGCTCAATTTTGAACTTTCAGATGCCCGGAAAAAACTGCAGGCCAAAGCCCGCGAATTTTCCCTTAAACATGTCCTGCCCGAAGCCTGGTCTGCTGATGAAAATGACACTTTGCCCGTACATGTCCTTAAAAAAGCGTTTCATGACGGGCTGATGAATTCAGATATTCCAAAAGAATACGGCGGCAAGGGGTATGGGCTGGTTGAAGGGGCTATTATTACAGAAGAGGTTGCCGCTGCCTGCCCCGGGATCGCCACATCGCTGTTTGATAACAGCTTGGGACTGGAGCCGATCCTGCTGTCGGACAATACAACGGCAAAGCAAAAATATCTTACGCAGATCGCAAATGATTTTAAATTGATCTGTTTTGCCACGTCCGAAGCCACCATGGGATCCGATGTCTCCTCCATACGCTGCCAGGCCAAAAAAGACGGGGATGATTATATCCTGAACGGGACAAAATTCTGGATTACCAATGCCGGAGTAGCCGATTTTATAACTGTGTTTGCGACCGTGGACCCTGAATCCAGCCATAAGGGCATCTGCGCCTTTGTGGTGGAAAAGCAATGGGACGGGGTAACCACCGGCCGGCCCATCCCTAAAATGGGCCAGAGAAGTTCAAATACCGCAGCCATTGCATTCAAAGATGTCCGGGTGCCAAAGGAAAATGTTCTGGCGGAACCGGGTAAAGGATTTGTTCTGGCCATGCAGACATTTTCCAGGACCCGGCCCATTATCGGGGCGTTTGCCGTGGGGGCTGCACGGTCGGCCATGGAGTATGCGATCTCCTACGCAAAAAAAAGAAGGGCTTTCGGATCAGCACTTTCAGGATTCCAGGCCCTGCAGTTCAAGATTGCAGAAATGTTCCAAAAGGTTGAAATATCACGCCTTCTTGTCCTCAAGGCCGCTTGGGAAGCCGATGAACAAAAAGACCCCACCCTGTCCGCCTCTATCGCCAAGATGTACGCCACAGAGGCGGCCTGGCAGGTGGCAGACGAGGCTCTGCAGATTTTCGGCGGGTATGGGTATACCCGGATGTTTCCCATTGAAAAGCTGCTTCGGGATATCCGGCTCTACCGGATATATGAAGGCACCAGTGAAGTACAAAGGATGATTCTTGCAGGTCATGTGCTGGCTAATTATACACCGGTAATGCCCCCGTTGGATGAACTTCCTGTGATGCGGGATCAATCGGGCCTGGAAAGCGGACAAGCCGTTTGGCGGTGCAGCATGTGCGGTTATGTCCATTACGAAGACCAGGTGCCGGATCAATGTCCGGTCTGCCTTTTTTCCGGAAAAATATTCAAGCCGGTAAAGACAACTTAA
- a CDS encoding serine protease produces MDRVRRATFCVELPNKAQHGMPSPTGTGFFVSPDGWFVTAAHVVSENGAADGPQRGDIDKAWFMKEGQGMGPVTMCQSITLEHVLPEFDLALLKVDFGKNANKEWLKGQTEFPYIQVSTRQLEMGEPVYSFGYPLSSSKVEKQQSAIVGSLELSPRLTSAIVSSELDKTKMVITGNDPQHYVLDKALNYGNSGGPIVSSETGHVHALCSRFQPVFVPQTHLADPQGRYPHIMIPSLYGVVSSLRNNPVIQLFTQLNIPLVPE; encoded by the coding sequence TTGGATAGAGTTCGTCGGGCTACTTTCTGCGTTGAACTGCCAAATAAGGCGCAGCATGGAATGCCATCTCCCACCGGCACAGGTTTTTTCGTTTCTCCAGATGGGTGGTTTGTTACAGCAGCACACGTAGTCTCAGAAAATGGGGCTGCTGACGGACCGCAAAGGGGCGACATAGATAAAGCCTGGTTCATGAAAGAAGGCCAAGGAATGGGGCCGGTAACAATGTGCCAATCTATTACCCTTGAACATGTATTGCCGGAATTTGACTTGGCTCTTTTGAAAGTTGATTTTGGCAAAAATGCCAATAAAGAATGGCTAAAGGGGCAGACCGAATTTCCTTATATACAAGTATCTACAAGACAGCTGGAAATGGGCGAGCCAGTTTATTCATTTGGCTATCCTTTGTCTTCATCAAAGGTTGAAAAGCAACAGTCCGCTATTGTTGGTAGTTTAGAGTTAAGTCCACGGTTAACTTCAGCTATTGTGTCATCCGAGCTTGATAAAACTAAGATGGTTATTACGGGAAATGATCCACAACACTATGTACTGGATAAAGCTCTTAATTATGGAAATAGTGGTGGCCCAATCGTATCGTCAGAAACTGGCCACGTTCATGCCTTATGTTCTCGTTTCCAGCCCGTATTTGTTCCGCAGACTCATTTGGCTGATCCGCAAGGCCGCTATCCTCATATAATGATTCCAAGTTTGTACGGTGTTGTATCAAGCCTTAGGAATAATCCAGTAATCCAGCTCTTTACACAGTTAAATATTCCCTTGGTGCCGGAGTGA
- a CDS encoding group II intron maturase-specific domain-containing protein, translated as MKFDFLGYTFRPRLSRNRRGKFFENFTPAISNKTAKAIRQKVRSWNWQLRPGETLEDLAIECNPIVQGWINYYGRYNPSEMSGILHHINWRLVRWATCKYKKLRGRQQKATRWLTQIAERQPNLFVHWRVLYKKNG; from the coding sequence ATGAAGTTTGATTTTCTGGGGTATACATTTCGGCCCAGATTATCAAGAAATCGCAGAGGAAAATTTTTTGAAAACTTCACACCAGCGATAAGCAACAAGACTGCAAAGGCAATCAGACAGAAAGTACGCAGTTGGAACTGGCAATTACGGCCAGGGGAAACGCTTGAGGATCTGGCTATAGAATGTAATCCAATAGTCCAAGGCTGGATTAATTATTATGGGCGGTACAATCCTTCTGAGATGTCTGGGATTCTCCATCATATAAATTGGCGGTTAGTGCGTTGGGCAACCTGTAAATATAAGAAACTCAGAGGACGTCAACAAAAGGCCACAAGATGGTTGACACAGATTGCTGAACGACAGCCGAATCTTTTTGTTCATTGGCGTGTCCTGTATAAAAAAAACGGCTGA
- a CDS encoding NADP-dependent oxidoreductase, which produces MPRNMMKAIRIHEFGGPEVLRYEDAPLPELKAGEVLVRVHAIGLNPPDWYLREGYKMLPPEWQPQVSFPVILGTDISGVVEAVAEDVKDFSIGDEVYSMVRFPSGLAGDSKAYAEYVSVPSSEVALKPTGIDHVHAAGAPMSLLTAWQFMIDLGHKEPNPLQPNRHEPIPLEGKTVLINGAAGGVGHFAMQIAKMKGAHTEAWRCLVPDISLGLFRCRGGQEAGCYGFGNSGPFKWRSVGGSWKISRC; this is translated from the coding sequence ATGCCAAGAAATATGATGAAGGCGATTCGGATACACGAATTCGGTGGCCCTGAGGTGTTACGCTACGAGGATGCTCCGTTGCCTGAGTTGAAAGCGGGTGAAGTCCTCGTTCGCGTTCACGCAATCGGCCTCAATCCCCCCGATTGGTACCTACGCGAAGGATATAAGATGCTTCCTCCCGAGTGGCAGCCACAGGTGTCCTTTCCCGTCATCCTGGGAACTGACATTTCTGGAGTTGTCGAGGCGGTCGCCGAAGATGTTAAAGACTTCTCCATCGGAGACGAAGTGTATTCTATGGTTCGCTTTCCAAGCGGCCTTGCAGGGGACAGCAAGGCCTATGCTGAATACGTCAGCGTGCCGTCATCGGAAGTTGCACTAAAGCCGACAGGCATTGATCACGTGCATGCCGCCGGAGCGCCAATGTCGTTGCTCACCGCATGGCAGTTCATGATTGACCTGGGGCACAAAGAGCCGAACCCGCTACAGCCGAATCGACATGAACCGATACCGCTCGAGGGCAAGACAGTTCTCATAAACGGAGCCGCAGGCGGCGTGGGGCACTTCGCGATGCAAATAGCAAAAATGAAAGGAGCGCACACTGAAGCATGGAGGTGCCTTGTTCCCGATATTTCCCTTGGGCTTTTCCGGTGCCGAGGAGGCCAAGAAGCTGGGTGTTACGGTTTCGGCAACTCAGGTCCGTTCAAATGGCGCTCAGTTGGAGGAAGTTGGAAAATTTCTCGATGCTGA